Part of the Candidatus Rokuibacteriota bacterium genome, GCTTCGGGGCTCGAGGCCATCGTGCCCAGATGAATCCCGGCGGGCGGACCGCGCATGGCCCGCCCGCCGGGCCCAGCCTCCTGCGGGGCTACTCGGAGATCTGGATTCCCGTCACGACCTTCTGTCCGTCGCGCTCCTCGTAGGACGCCCTCACCGAGACACCTTCCTTCAGCCCCTCGGTGGGGAGCCCCTCGGCCAGCCGGAGCTGGGTGCCGTCCTCGAGGACGAACATGCGCTCGGCGACGTCGACCTTCTGGATCTTTCCGGAGATCTCCTCGGCCGCGGCCATGCCGACACCGAGGCCCAGCAGCACAGCCAGTGCCAACCCCATCACCTTCTTCATGTGAACTTCCTCCTTGCTTCGCGGTGTGTGTGTGGACTGCCATCGACGTCACGGTCAACCGCTATCCGGAGCAATCGGGGTGCCAGCCGCACAGCGCGCGTGGCCGCCAGGGAATTCAGGCGCTTCGCGCCTCTGGGGTTCCACGGATCGAGGGGCAGAGTGTGGTAGACCGGATCAGCGTGTGGCGCATCGCCACATCGCGGGCCCGGCAGGCCGGCCTGGAGTCGACGACGGCTACTGCGAGCGGCCGCGGGCCGAGATCTCCCACACCGCCTCGACCCTGTCCCCCCGCATGGCGTGAATGCGGTCGTAGAGGTTGATCGTCGGATCGCAGTGAGGTGGGAAGAACTCGAGGAGATCGCCGAGCCGCGGCGCCCGGTCCTGGTCCGCGATGGTGAGCCGCCCGTGCTCGTCGCCTGCCCAGGAGTACGCGAGCCCCGGGCA contains:
- a CDS encoding DUF1344 domain-containing protein: MKKVMGLALAVLLGLGVGMAAAEEISGKIQKVDVAERMFVLEDGTQLRLAEGLPTEGLKEGVSVRASYEERDGQKVVTGIQISE